In the genome of Xenopus tropicalis strain Nigerian chromosome 10, UCB_Xtro_10.0, whole genome shotgun sequence, the window TTCCATTGGCCCCAGTAAGcctacagaccccggcttctgcagtctgagggatggaatggaaaggaatgcggGGTCTACCCAGTGACTTAATGGCGCTTCTGGTATTAAACCATAGTTTGGATCTTGCAGTGGTGTTGGAACTGTGTCAGCTAAAATGGAAGTCAGGCTGGGGAAACTGTGGTTAATGAAAGGGgcggtactgctttaataaagggaacataagggaaTATGACTgtgtattaaaccatattttagtgtattaaaccatattttagatggaaGGGGACAAACTGGATGAAAGGCTCGGTGAGGCTGGTGAAGCTGTGGTAGATGCAAGGGgcggtactgctttaataaagagaAACATAAGGGAATATGATAGAAtagaaaagaacacatttaagCTGCAAGGGGAATACTGCATTCTGTTCCATTCCATTGACCCCAGTAAGCCTACAGACCCCGgtttctgcagtctgagggatggaatggaaaAAATGCAGGGTCTACCATGTTTCTTAAGAGTCTTCTGTGTATTAAATCATATTTTGGATGGAAAGGTGGCACTGCTGGAGTAACTGTTGGCTGGAAGGCGAGGTTGGGCTGGAGAAAGTATGGTGGATAAGGGGCGGTACTGCTTTAATGAAGGGAAGCAgggtaaattaaaggtaaattaaGGTAATGTGACAGAATACACACGAGCACCTTTAAGACACAAGGTGAATTCTGCATCCCGTTCCATTCCATTGGCCCCAGGCAGCCTAcagaccccggctcctgcagtctgagggatggaatggaaaggaatgtgGGGTCTACCCAGTGACATGGGGTGCTCCTGGTATTAAACCACATTTTGGATGGAAAGGTGGCACTGCTGGAGTAACTGTTGGCTGGAAGGCAAGGTTGGGCTGGAGAAAGTATGGTGGATAAGGGgcggtactgctttaataaagggaacataagggaatataacagtgtattaaaccatattttagatggaaGGGAACAAACTGGATGAAAGGCTCGGTGAGGCTGGTGAAGCTGTGGTAGATGCAAGGGgtggtactgctttaataaagggaaaCAGGGTAAGTGGAAATATGGTAGCATCCACATAAGCCCCTTTAAGCCACAAGGGGAATGctgcattcctttccattccattggccccagtaagcctacagaccccggcttctgcagtctgagggatggaatggaaaaaaatgcagggTCTACCATGTTTCTTAAGAGTCTTCTgtgtattaaattatattttggatGGAAAGGTGGCACTGCTGGAGTAACTGTTGGCTGGAAGGCGAGGTTGGGCTGGAGAAAGTGTGGTGGATAAGGGGCGGTACTGCTTTAATGAAGGGAAGCAgggtaaattaaaggtaaattaaGGTAATGTGACAGAATACACACGAGCACCTTTATGACAcaaggtgaattctgcattccgttccattccattggccccaggcagcctgcagaccccggcttctgcagtctgagggatggaatggaaaggaatgtgGGGTCTACCCAGTGACATGGGGTGCTCCTGGTATTAAACCACATTTTGGATGGAAAGGTGGCACTGCTGGAGTAACTGTTGGCTGGAAGGCGAGGTTGGGCTGGAGAAAGTGTGGTGGATAAGGGgcggtactgctttaataaagggaacataagggaatataacagtgtattaaaccatattttagatggaaGGGAACAAACTGGATGAAAGGCTCGGTGAGGCTGGTGAAGCTGTGGTAGATGCAAGGGGTGGTACTGCTTTAATGAAGGGAAACAGGGTAAGTGGAAATATGGTAGCATCCACATAAGCCCCTTTAAGCCACAAGGGAAATGCTGCATTCCGTTCCATTCCATTGGCCCCCAGTAAGcctacagaccccggcttctgcagtctgagggatggaatggaaaggaatgcggGGTCTACCCAGTGACTTAGGGTGCTCCTGGTATTAAACCACATTTTGGATGGAAAGGTGGCACTGCTGGAGTAACTGTTGGCTGGAAGGCGAGGTTGGGCTGGAGAAAGTATGGTGGATAAGGGGCGGTACTGCTTTAATGAAGGGAAGCAGGGTAAATTAAAGACAAGGTAATATGACAGAATACACACAAGCACCTTTAAGACAcaaggtgaattctgcattccgttccattccattggccccaggcagcctgcagaccccggcttctgcagtctgagggatggaatggaaaggaatgcggGGTCTACCCAGTGACATGGGGTGCTCCTGGTATTAAACCACATTTTGGATGGAAAGGACGGAAGCACAGCTGGTGGTATTCTGGTGGGTGCAAGGGGAGACACCACTGGTGGAACTGCTGTGCAGTGGGAAGCGCTGATTGTAAAGTTTTGGTGGATGGAAATAAAGGCACCACAGGTGGACAAGCAGCTCAAGAAAGGGGAGGCTCCACTGGTGGCATAAATAGAGACGAAGGCTCCACTGGTGTAATTGGAGTGGATGGGAGAGAAGGAAATGCAAATACAGTAGAATTTACAGCTGTTCCTTGCAGAGGAGCTACCTAGAGAGTGGTGCAGTAGTATGTGGTACCAACAAAGTGGTACGAATAGTACAGCCAAATGGTGTCATTTGAACAGAAAGATGTTTGGTATGTGGCAAGATGGAACTGATGGTCATACAAGACATGGAAGATGGAAGTTGATGGAGTGGGTAGTGCCAGATGGAAGAAGTGGTTGTGCCAGATGGAGGTGGCAGTAAGATAATGCTACAGATGGCAAGAGATGTTTGGGCAGAGGATGGCAAGTTGGCAAGTTGAAACAGCCAATAGTTGTAAGAATGTGTGTAGGAATGTGTTGTCCAGTGATGTTACTTACGCCTCCCATCCGACACTTTGATAGGAAAAGTCCTTAATGATGTAATTTCCTGATGGAGCTGGGTCCTCTACAAACTGCATGGGGGTCATAACACATTCGTCAAAGTCCTCCACTGATTGCTGCAAGagagaataaataaatgttaggGTAACTATATCAACTCTTCTTTTTAGTCAACAGCTATGAGAAACCCCAGTATAAATGGTAGtgtatttagttgctagggtcaccTTTATCCTAagaaccaggcattggtttgattGACCAATTGTAAATGAATAGAGAAGATAAGTAACAGAAAGTAACAGTTTGGCCCAGCTGTCTCGCCTCAGAGACAAACTACAACTGGCATTCCCAATAGGAAAGTCTGAGGATACATTTCTACTAGGGAAGAATGCTGGGTGGGTAGTAACGGTGCCTTTATAATAATGAAGCAGATTcccattgggttctgcactcatgtacTTACAGCTTCTGGCTGGAACGGAGCTGGAACTCTTTGGTTTTCAAGTTCCTCCCAATCAATGGACTCATAAAAGGGATCTTCTCTTATGTTGCCATTGATCCCAAGGCGATTGCAGACCTTCTTCTTCAGAAGCTAAAAACAAAAAGGGCAATTGGTTAAAGTTCTATTCCTCTAGGTACTTGTCAGCAACAACCTGCCATCATGAAGCTGTAACTCTGTCAAATACGATGTATGTAGAACTGGTCACCAGATTATCTAGAAGCAAGTCGTGAATACATTCTAGAGATCAGGCTGACGTGTCTAGCAAAGTGTGTTCAATATAATTCCTATATTTGCCTGCCCTGTATAAATACTATCGTAGCCCTCCTTTCTGCCGCTGCTGATTGCCTCCCATATTGGATATCTCCCAATAATCTGCCCCTTATAACCATTCCAGCTATAGCCTCCATATTACTTTGTTTCCTTCAGCATACTCTTCTCTGTAGTGTGTCAGTATATTATCAATACCCGTGCCTGCTTAAAGTActcataataatatatatatatgtaatatatataatatttacagaATCCCAGCCTGTGCTGTAATAACTGCTGCAAAACCAAGTAAAGGTCCAAATAACTGCCAAAGCCTACCTTTCCCAGGAGACGGTGCAGTTTACGGCCAATCCATGCTGGGTAGGTGGGTTGTTCCCGGAGGATAGATCTTCTCAAGTCTTGCAGATTATTTCCAAGATGGAAAGGGTACTGACCAGTAGCCATTTGGCACAGGGTGATGCCATACGACCACCAGTCCACAGCTGCACTGTACTCCTTCTCTCTATGCACCTTGATAATGAAGAGTATATCAGTTACCAACCTGCCAAATGCTCTATTAAGTTCATCCCTCTATTAATCTGTGTTCAACACATCTATATCCCTGCATATTATTTCTGAGACACAAGAAGAAACCCCAACTTCATAAGGCCACCACAAGGGAGAGGTAAAAATACTTTGCAAATGTTATGAAATAAATCATTGCTTGGTTTAAGTAAGGAGAAGATATGCCCCCTTTGGGCTTTATAATCACTTTCTATTATTAACATGAAAAGCGAAAGATATAGATATAAGAAATTACCAACAAAGAGCCCAGTTTATTTCCATATGATCATTTGTTACAATGAGAGTGGAAACTGCAAAACTTGTCTGTGGCCCTAGGTTAGTTCTCGGTTCCCTGTATATATGAGGCATCGGTTGCCAAACCTGTATTATTGTTAATACGTTGCCCTCAGTAATTCTGTATCTGCCCGGAACTAGATGTTTTAAATGGCTGAATGTGAGTTTCTCACCTCTGGAGCCATGTAGGCAAAGGTTCCAAACCTGCCATTGGTGGTGCTGTCGCCGTACACTCCTTCCGCTGCCAAGCCAAAGTCCAGGATCTTAATGTGACCTTCGCTGCTCAGCATGATGTTGCCTGGTTTGATGTCACTGCAGGATAAAGGTTAGTAATCAGTGTGTGGGTAATGGGAAGGCTAAGAGGCTAAAGCCACACGGGGCCTGCATAAAATACATCCCAGCCTGTGGTTATAtaaaggccaagaatcagccccatgtggtaagaaggaaggaaggaaggcaggCCAGGTGGATGGGGCATATAAAGTGGCCCGAGGTTCCACTGGCTATACAGGTCACtctcatatattttatttaggaatAATCTGTCTGTTCCCTTGGTAAGTACCTGGGTACAGGAGGGATAAGTTAATATTAAAAAGCCAAAACCTCACCCCTAAGACAGTAAGAAAGGTGGATTAGAATCACTCCCTCTtttactcagggttggactgggcccaccgggaaaaatcccctGCTGCGATAAATTTATGCGCTTGGGGTAGGACgtcgagtgggggggggggttctgcgaggggggcccctga includes:
- the LOC105945216 gene encoding protein kinase C delta type: MEYILREARVLRVAAGHPYLCRAYAAFQTQTRAFFTMEYASGGSLELEIRKRKHLKMRKVIFYSAEIICGLQYLHSHGIIHRDIKPGNIMLSSEGHIKILDFGLAAEGVYGDSTTNGRFGTFAYMAPEVHREKEYSAAVDWWSYGITLCQMATGQYPFHLGNNLQDLRRSILREQPTYPAWIGRKLHRLLGKLLKKKVCNRLGINGNIREDPFYESIDWEELENQRVPAPFQPEAQSVEDFDECVMTPMQFVEDPAPSGNYIIKDFSYQSVGWEA